One Halioglobus japonicus DNA segment encodes these proteins:
- the gspI gene encoding type II secretion system minor pseudopilin GspI — MSRLTSKGFTLVEVMVALAIVALALPALLVALSRQVDATAYLRDKSMANIVAANKLAELRLLSRARQELFKGKESGSEELAGREWYWWLESADTEVPDFYRVEIDVALDENGADEPLFTLVAFLSGDLTSLQNPEGEAGGE, encoded by the coding sequence GTGAGCAGGCTGACGAGCAAGGGCTTTACTCTCGTCGAAGTCATGGTCGCCCTGGCCATCGTGGCGCTGGCCTTGCCGGCGTTGCTGGTCGCGCTGTCGCGCCAGGTAGATGCAACTGCGTATCTGCGCGATAAGTCCATGGCCAATATAGTGGCCGCAAACAAACTCGCCGAGTTGCGCCTGCTGTCGCGGGCCAGACAGGAATTGTTCAAGGGCAAGGAGAGTGGCTCCGAAGAATTGGCGGGCCGCGAGTGGTACTGGTGGCTGGAGAGTGCTGATACCGAGGTGCCGGATTTTTATCGCGTCGAAATTGATGTCGCCCTCGATGAGAACGGCGCCGATGAGCCGCTGTTTACGCTGGTGGCGTTTCTCAGCGGCGATTTGACATCGCTGCAAAACCCCGAGGGGGAGGCTGGCGGTGAATAA
- the gspK gene encoding type II secretion system minor pseudopilin GspK, which produces MSCRRSSPRQQQGAALVLALLVFALCAVLIVAMTRDFDRLYTQGSNTFVMAQSRAYLLGAEGLATLALLADDDADREAQLNRDDLGEVWAREAQPYPLEEGGWLVGELEDLQGRFNLNSLSERAPEREGQRPLTASQKQFVRLVLAVGVENVGEFEAIAIARAIGDWLDGDSNVRPDGAEDDFYSGLVPAYRAANRPMMSASELRAVRGVSPELYTALAPWVTVWPTQPALLNIHTAPAMVLRSLGPDNSLEPLSEFDAQSIVQFREETGFSDKEDFFNHPMLVDRAENMTEARAMVTEFSSWFLLRATVEVADRRTQMYSVLERVNRQINVVQRSTGGL; this is translated from the coding sequence ATGTCCTGCCGCCGCTCTAGTCCTCGTCAGCAACAGGGTGCAGCGCTGGTCCTGGCGCTGTTGGTTTTTGCCTTGTGCGCGGTGCTGATTGTCGCCATGACGCGAGATTTCGACCGCCTTTACACCCAGGGCTCAAATACCTTTGTCATGGCCCAGTCCCGGGCCTATCTGCTCGGTGCCGAGGGGCTGGCGACGCTGGCTCTGCTGGCAGATGATGATGCCGACCGCGAAGCGCAATTAAACCGCGATGATCTCGGTGAGGTCTGGGCGCGGGAAGCACAGCCTTATCCGCTGGAAGAGGGCGGTTGGCTGGTCGGTGAGTTGGAAGACTTACAGGGGCGTTTCAATCTCAATTCACTGAGTGAACGTGCCCCGGAGCGTGAAGGCCAGCGGCCCCTGACTGCCAGCCAGAAGCAGTTCGTGCGGCTGGTGTTGGCTGTGGGTGTGGAAAATGTGGGCGAGTTCGAAGCCATTGCGATTGCGCGCGCTATTGGCGACTGGCTGGATGGCGATAGCAATGTGCGTCCTGACGGGGCGGAAGATGACTTTTACTCCGGGTTAGTTCCGGCCTATCGGGCCGCCAACCGGCCGATGATGAGCGCCAGTGAGCTGCGCGCAGTGCGCGGCGTCAGCCCCGAATTGTATACAGCGCTCGCGCCCTGGGTGACAGTATGGCCAACGCAGCCGGCGCTCCTGAATATCCACACCGCACCGGCCATGGTGTTGCGATCATTGGGCCCGGACAACAGCCTGGAGCCGCTCAGTGAGTTTGATGCCCAGAGCATTGTCCAGTTCCGGGAGGAAACCGGGTTCAGCGACAAGGAAGATTTTTTCAACCACCCGATGCTGGTAGACCGGGCTGAGAACATGACCGAGGCGCGCGCCATGGTCACGGAATTCTCCTCCTGGTTTCTGCTGCGCGCCACGGTGGAAGTTGCCGACCGTCGAACGCAAATGTACAGTGTACTCGAGCGCGTTAACCGCCAGATCAACGTTGTACAAAGATCAACCGGCGGCCTGTAG
- a CDS encoding prepilin-type N-terminal cleavage/methylation domain-containing protein, with protein MGLPARRIDQRGFSLLELLVTLFVVVLVTSLVTLNVGSGAGDYELQGQMEEIADTAAYALDEAQFVGWDFGLLLLRSDEPDSAYSLDWLERGPERWRAPASGKDVFRPMDLPADITLELELDGVLQEQEVFLPTEEFPAPQMVFYASGETPPGNLSVIDDRNGELLWRLEWDLLGNFRALYRGEEPELQDL; from the coding sequence ATGGGGTTGCCAGCGCGGCGGATTGACCAGCGTGGCTTCAGCCTGCTGGAGTTGCTGGTGACCCTGTTTGTGGTCGTACTGGTCACATCGCTGGTCACGCTGAACGTCGGTTCCGGCGCCGGCGATTATGAACTGCAGGGCCAGATGGAAGAGATCGCGGATACTGCCGCCTATGCCCTGGATGAAGCCCAGTTTGTGGGCTGGGATTTCGGCTTGTTGCTGCTGCGCAGCGATGAACCGGACAGCGCCTATTCACTGGACTGGCTGGAGCGCGGACCGGAGCGATGGCGGGCTCCCGCCAGTGGCAAGGACGTGTTCCGCCCCATGGATCTCCCCGCTGACATTACCCTGGAGTTGGAGCTGGATGGCGTGCTGCAGGAGCAGGAGGTCTTCCTGCCTACCGAGGAGTTTCCCGCCCCCCAAATGGTGTTCTATGCCAGTGGTGAAACACCGCCGGGCAATCTCTCGGTGATCGACGATCGCAATGGCGAATTACTGTGGCGCCTAGAATGGGACCTGCTCGGCAACTTCCGCGCACTCTATCGCGGCGAAGAACCGGAGCTGCAAGACCTGTGA
- the gspJ gene encoding type II secretion system minor pseudopilin GspJ, which translates to MNKARGFTLVEVLIALAITAFVSTIAYSSLSTVMLGAEANEDAARRGYEINRAWMILSRDLEHFVERPVRDEFGELESALVGGPAARFPLSFSRGGWHNPIGAPRSEVQRVNYRLENDVLWRDAYPVLDRADDTEPQSARLLEGVASVSVLFLESEAALQGGVRGTQIETRNWPENWVADPSTPGSLIEPPLALEVRLELEDWGEMRRLYVLPPL; encoded by the coding sequence GTGAATAAGGCACGTGGATTTACGCTGGTCGAAGTGCTGATTGCCCTCGCGATTACCGCCTTCGTGTCGACCATTGCCTATTCCAGCCTGTCCACCGTGATGCTCGGTGCTGAGGCCAATGAAGATGCCGCCCGGCGCGGCTATGAGATCAATCGCGCCTGGATGATTCTCAGTCGGGATCTTGAGCACTTTGTAGAGCGCCCGGTGCGCGATGAATTTGGTGAGCTCGAATCGGCGCTGGTGGGAGGACCCGCGGCCCGATTTCCGCTGAGCTTTAGCCGCGGTGGATGGCACAACCCCATTGGCGCGCCGCGCAGCGAAGTACAGCGGGTGAATTATCGCCTGGAGAATGACGTGCTGTGGCGCGATGCCTACCCGGTGCTGGACCGTGCCGATGATACCGAGCCGCAGTCGGCTCGACTGCTTGAAGGTGTGGCGTCAGTGAGTGTGTTGTTCCTGGAGTCGGAAGCGGCGCTGCAGGGCGGTGTCAGAGGCACCCAGATAGAGACCCGCAACTGGCCTGAAAATTGGGTCGCCGATCCATCGACGCCGGGCAGCCTGATAGAGCCGCCACTTGCGCTGGAAGTGCGCCTGGAACTCGAAGACTGGGGTGAAATGAGAAGGCTGTATGTCCTGCCGCCGCTCTAG